The DNA segment CAGTTCCAAAAAATATTATAGAAGCTAGCTATTCTTTAGGAAAGAGTCCTTATGTCACATTAATAAAAATTATTTTGCCAAATATCAAATTGGCGATTTTAAGTGCGTTAATTATTACATTTGCTCACACTATGGGAGAATTTGGGATAGTATTAATGATAGGAGGTTCATTGAGTGGAGAAACAAAAGTTGCGAGCATTGCAATTTATGAAAGTATGGAAAATTTAGATTTTTTCACAGCGCATATTTATAGTGCAATTTTATTATTTTTTACTTTCATCATTCTTTTTCTCACCTCCTTCCTTAAAAATCTCTCCAATTCTCATTCAACGAATTAATCACATTAATCATTTAACTTAACGATACAAATTATTTATCCAAACAAACTATAAAATTAAAATAAAATCTAAGTATACCTTATATTAATTATTCACTTACTTCTTTGAAGTAAAATCAAACTATAAAACAAAAAAAACAATAAATTGATTTAATAAAATAACTTGGATAAATTTATCTCCCCCCCCATTTCTTTTTTAACTACACCATAATGTCAAATTTCTTTATTATATTATTTTTATCACTTAATTAATCTATCACATAGTTAATTAAACTTTAAGCTTTTATAGCTATAATTTCATTTCCTTTTTTGAAAAAAGGGTTCTAAAAATTACGATTTAAAATCATCATAATTTTTATATTTGTTCTTTAAATTATTAATTATTGTTAATCAAATCTTATAGTCAATCTTTGAAATCTAAATAAGTGATCGATTGAGCCAGAGATAGATTAAATCTATCACTAATAATTAAAATTATAAATTACATGAATATTCATTATTTTGTAATTTTTAAATTTTACTTTTTCTTTGAAGAAAAAGATTAAACTTATCTATATTTTTATGGAGAGTTTGATCCTGGCTCAGAGTGAACGCTGGCGGCGTGCCTAATACATGCAAGTCGAACGATGAAGCAACTAGCTTGCTAGTTGTGGATTAGTGGCGCACGGGTGAGTAAAGTATAGTTAATCTGCCCTACACAAGAGGACAACAGTTGGAAACGACTGCTAATACTCTATACTCCTATTTAACATAAGTTGAGTAGGGAAAGTTTTTCGGTGTAGGATGAGACTATATAGTATCAGCTAGTTGGTGAGGTAATGGCTCACCAAGGCTATGACGCTTAACTGGTCTGAGAGGATGATCAGTCACACTGGAACTGAGACACGGTCCAGACTCCTACGGGAGGCAGCAGTAGGGAATATTGCGCAATGGGGGAAACCCTGACGCAGCAACGCCGCGTGGAGGATGACACTTTTCGGAGCGTAAACTCCTTTTCTTAGGGAAGAATTCTGACGGTACCTAAGGAATAAGCACCGGCTAACTCCGTGCCAGCAGCCGCGGTAATACGGAGGGTGCAAGCGTTACTCGGAATCACTGGGCGTAAAGGGCGCGTAGGCGGATTATCAAGTCTCTTGTGAAATCTAATGGCTCAACCATTAAACTGCTTGGGAAACTGATAATCTAGAGTGAGGGAGAGGCAGATGGAATTGGTGGTGTAGGGGTAAAATCCGTAGATATCACCAAGAATACCCATTGCGAAGGCGATCTGCTGGAACTTAACTGACGCTAAGGCGCGAAAGCGTGGGGAGCAAACAGGATTAGATACCCTGGTAGTCCACGCCCTAAACGATGTACACTAGTTGTTGGGATGCTAGTCATCTCAGTAATGCAGCTAACGCATTAAGTGTACCGCCTGGGGAGTACGGTCGCAAGATTAAAACTCAAAGGAATAGACGGGGACCCGCACAAGCGGTGGAGCATGTGGTTTAATTCGAAGATACGCGAAGAACCTTACCTGGGCTTGATATCCTAAGAACCTTATAGAGATATGAGGGTGCTAGCTTGCTAGAACTTAGAGACAGGTGCTGCACGGCTGTCGTCAGCTCGTGTCGTGAGATGTTGGGTTAAGTCCCGCAACGAGCGCAACCCACGTATTTAGTTGCTAACGGTTAGGCCGAGCACTCTAAATAGACTGCCTTCGTAAGGAGGAGGAAGGTGTGGACGACGTCAAGTCATCATGGCCCTTATGCCCAGGGCGACACACGTGCTACAATGGCATATACAATGAGACGCAATATCGCAAGGTGGAGCAAATCTATAAAATATGTCCCAGTTCGGATTGTTCTCTGCAACTCGAGAGCATGAAGCCGGAATCGCTAGTAATCGTAGATCAGCCATGCTACGGTGAATACGTTCCCGGGTCTTGTACTCACCGCCCGTCACACCATGGGAGTTGATTTCACTCGAAGCCGGAATACTAAACTAGTTACCGTCCACAGTGGAATCAGCGACTGGGGTGAAGTCGTAACAAGGTAACCGTAGGAGAACCTGCGGTTGGATCACCTCCTTTCTAGAGTACAAACTGATAAGTCTCACAACTATCAGTTCATATAAACTCAATCATCCTTGTTTAGATTTCAAAGATTGATGAAAAGCTAATTTTGGGGAATTAGCTCAGCTGGGAGAGCGCCTGCTTTGCACGCAGGAGGTCAGCGGTTCGATCCCGCTATTCTCCACCATGATAAGGGCCTATAGCTCAGCTGGTTAGAGTGCACCCCTGATAAGGGTGAGGTCACAAGTTCAAGTCTTGTTAGGCCCACCATAAAAAGATTTGTTTATCAATGATGATAAAAGTTTTAAAACTTAAAATAAGTATATATTTATCTAGTTAAGATATTGAATTTTATTTAATAGTTGTCCTATAAAAATTAAGTTTAATTATTTAAATATTATTTTTAATTCTAATATACACTTATTTTAGGTTTTAAGACCTAAAATAAATAAATACTTATTCAATAGAGTTTTTATTTAACGTTATTTAAATTATTATTGTTAAGAGTCACAAGCAAGTTTTAATAAAAACAATTTTACAGGACTTGTTAAAGAATAATGCTGAACTATCTTTTCTTTAAATTATTAAAGATAAGTTTTAAACTCACGACTTATATTTATTTATAAGTGTTTAAATGCTTTCCGTCTTAAGATAGTAAAGTTTTATTGTAAAAGCTTTAACAAGGAAGTGATGCGTTTTAGAATGAATCTAATAAAAGGTAAGCTATTAAGAGCGAATGGTGGATGCCTTGGCTGGTAAAGGCGATGAAGGACGTACTAGACTGCGATAAGCTACGGGGAGCTGTCAAGAAGCTTTGATCCGTAGATTTCCGAATGGGGCAACCTAATATATAGAGATATATATTACCATAAATGGAGCGAACGTAGGGAATTGAAACATCTTAGTACCTACAGGAAAAGAAATCAATAGAGATTGCGTCAGTAGCGGCGAGCGAAAGCGCAAGAGGGCAAACCCAGTGCTTGCACTGGGGGTTGTAGGACTGCAATGTGCAATAAGTGAGGTTAGTAGAACACTCTGGAAAGTGTAGCCATAGAGGGTGATAGTCCCGTATACGAAAACCAAACTTTAGCTAGCAGTATCCTGAGTAGGGCGGGACACGAGGAATCCTGTCTGAATCTGGGTCGACCACGATCCAACCCTAAATACTACTACCAGACCGATAGTGCACAAGTACCGTGAGGGAAAGGTGAAAAGAACTGAGGTGATCAGAGTGAAATAGAACCTGAAACCATTTGCTTACAATCATTCAGAGCACTATGTAGCAATACAGTGTGATGGACTGCCTTTTGCATAATGAGCCTGCGAGTTGTGGTGTCTGGCAAGGTTAAGCACACGCGAAGCCGTAGCGAAAGCGAGTCTGAATAGGGCGATTAAGTCAGATGCTGCAGACCCGAAACGAAGTGATCTATCCATGAGCAAGTTGAAGCTAGTGTAAGAGCTAGTGGAGGACTGAACCCATAGGCGTTGAAAAGCCCCGGGATGACTTGTGGATAGGGGTGAAAGGCCAATCAAACTTCGTGATAGCTGGTTCTCTCCGAAATATATTTAGGTATAGCGTTGTGTCGTAACATAAGGGGGTAGAGCACTGAATGGGCTAGGGCATACACCAATGTACCAAACCCTATCAAACTCCGAATACCTTATGTGTAATCACAGCAGTCAGGCGGCGAGTGATAAAATCCGTCGTCAAGAGGGAAACAACCCAGACTACCAGCTAAGGTCCCTAAATCTTACTTAAGTGGAAAACGATGTGAAGTTACTTAAACAACCAGGAGGTTGGCTTAGAAGCAGCCATCCTTTAAAGAAAGCGTAATAGCTCACTGGTCTAGTGATTTTGCGCGGAAAATATAACGGGGCTAAAGTAAGTACCGAAGCTGTAGACTTAGTTTTACTAAGTGGTAGGAGAGCGTTCTATTTGCGTCGAAGGTATACCGGTAAGGAGTGCTGGAGCGAATAGAAGTGAGCATGCAGGCATGAGTAGCGATAATTAATGTGAGAATCATTAACGCCGTAAACCCAAGGTTTCCTACGCGATGCTCGTCATCGTAGGGTTAGTCGGGTCCTAAGTCAAGTCCGAAAGGGGTAGACGATGGCAAATTGGTTAATATTCCAATACCAACATTAGTGTGCGATGGAAGGACGCTTAGAGCTAAGCAAGCTAGCGGATGGAAGTGCTAGTCTAAGGTTGTAGGAGCTTATATAGGCAAATCCGTATAAGAATACTCCGAGAACTGAAAGGCTCTTCAAAATCTTCGGATAGCGAGGAGAATTGCTGATGCTGTCGAGCCAAGAAAAGTTTCTAAGTTTAGCTAATGTTGCCCGTACCGTAAACCGACACAGGTGGGTGGGATGAGTATTCTAAGGCGCGTGGAAGAACTCTCTTTAAGGAACTCTGCAAAATAGCACCGTATCTTCGGTATAAGGTGTGGTTCGCTTCGTACTAGGATTTACTCCGAAAGCGAAGAAACTTACAACAAAGAGTCCCTCCCGACTGTTTACCAAAAACACAGCACTCTGCTAACTCGCAAGAGGATGTATAGGGTGTGACGCCTGCCCGGTGCTCGAAGGTTAATTGATGGGGTTAGCATTAGCGAAGCTCTTGATCGAAGCCCGAGTAAACGGCGGCCGTAACTATAACGGTCCTAAGGTAGCGAAATTCCTTGTCGGTTAAATACCGACCTGCATGAATGGCGTAACGAGATGGGAGCTGTCTCAAAGAGGGATCCAGTGAAATTGTAGTGGAGGTGAAAATTCCTCCTACCCGCGGCAAGACGGAAAGACCCCGTGGACCTTTACTACAGCTTGACACTGCTATTTGGATAAGAATGTGCAGGATAGGTGGGAGGCTTTGATTAATAGACGCCAGTTTATTATGAGCCGTTGTTGAGATACCACTCTTTCTTATTTGGGTAGCTAACCAGCTTGAGTTATCCTCAAGTGGGACAATGTCTGGTGGGTAGTTTGACTGGGGCGGTCGCCTCCCAAATAATAACGGAGGCTTACAAAGGTTGGCTCAGAACGGTTGGAAATCGTTCGTAGAGTATAAAGGTATAAGCCAGCTTAACTGCAAGACATACAAGTCAAGCAGAGACGAAAGTCGGTCTTAGTGATCCGGTGGTTCTGTGTGGAAGGGCCATCGCTCAAAGGATAAAAGGTACCCCGGGGATAACAGGCTGATCTCCCCCAAGAGCTCACATCGACGGGGAGGTTTGGCACCTCGATGTCGGCTCATCGCATCCTGGGGCTGGAGCAGGTCCCAAGGGTATGGCTGTTCGCCATTTAAAGCGGTACGCGAGCTGGGTTCAGAACGTCGTGAGACAGTTCGGTCCCTATCTGCCGTGGGCGTAAGAAGATTGAAGAGATTTGACCCTAGTACGAGAGGACCGGGTTGAACAAACCACTGGTGTAGCTGTTGTTCTGCCAAGAGCATCGCAGCGTAGCTAAGTTTGGAACGGATAAACGCTGAAAGCATCTAAGCGTGAAGCCAACTCTAAGATGAATCTTCTCTAAGCTCTCTAGAAGACTACTAGTTTGATAGGCTGGGTGTGTAATGGATGAAAGTCTTTTAGCTGACCAGTACTAATAGAGCGTTTGGCTTATCTTATAAAGCATCACTTCCTTGTTAAGGTTTTTTATAATCTTAAAAGAAAATGTTTTTTTAAACTTGCTCTTAACATTGTTTTTTAAGTATTCTTAGTTTAGAATATTTAAATAACAATGTCCGTGATTATACAGATGTGGAGACGCCTTGTCCCATCCCGAACCAAGAAGCTAAGCACATCGTGGGTGATGATACTACGCCTTACTGGCAGGGGGAAAGTAGCTCATTGCGGACTTGTTAATTCTTCTACTACTTATTTTAGCTTATTGATATTTTTATTAAAGCAAAATGATATTATAATAAGAAATGAATTTAATCTCTTATTGAGTAAAGCTTTTTTATGATTTATAAGTTTATATTCTAGGTATTTTTTAAGATTAGTTTATTAGCAAGATATATTGAAATTGTTTTTATATAAGTGGGTTTTTGTTTTTAGAGTATAAAAGCTATGATTTATTAGTAACTTAGAATAGTATAAATTTATTTATTATATTTTTTTTACAATAGTTTTATAAAGATGTGTTAAATCTTCTATTTTAAGTTTTATGTTTAATTCTATTAGTTCTTCTTGAAATATAGGTGTGTTAAAAGCAGTAATCCCACCAAGTTTTATGAAAACTTTGTACAAGACTATTATCTTTGAAATCATGAGAAAATTTCCAAGGTTTTATATCAGTATTATAATGTATTATTTTTAAATTTGATAATGCATATTCATGTTGTTTTCTTGTGTATCTAATCATATAATTTTCATCTTCACATTTGAAGGTTACATTTTGCATTAGGGAAAATCTTACAAAATTCCATTCTAATGGTAATAAATAAATTTTATCTTTAAATATAATGTTTAATATATCTTGATCGCAAAAGATAGGATCGTATAATTTTAAAAATTCTAAAGCTTGTTTTTTTATATTTGCTTTTTTCCATTCTTTTAGGTTAAGTAATAAAAAACCAGTGTTAAAATGATAATTTGGATTTAATTTTATATTTTCTTCATTATTTTTAGCTTGAATTATATGGTTTAGCATATATATAGAATCAAGAACACAAGCACCAAATTTATCTTTTAGATCAAGTGAAAAAAGTTCGCTAATATCGTCAACAACCAACATATCAACATCAAGATATAAGCATACATCAGCATTAATGAATTTATCTATATAAAATCTTAAATATGTTGGATGATTTTTATTGTTTTCAAAACCCCAAGCTCTAGCATTTTGAAATTCGTTATTTTTTACTTTATGTATACTAATTTTACATGGGATAATTTTATTTAATTCTTGCTCACAAAATAGTTAATTTTATTTAAATCATTTTTTGGATATAAAATCACTTGTTATATGAAAAATAATTTTATTATTTAGTATTTTTTCTTTACTTATGTTTTTTACTATACTATGAATTAAAACAGATAAATATTTTATATAATTGTCATCACAACAAAAGATTATATTTAACATTTTTACCTTTATTTCTTTTAAAAATTAAACTATATTCTTATTAATACAGTTTAAAATTAGAATTTGTGTAAATTTACTATAATTTTAAATGGTTTTAGAAAGATTAATTGCATGTCTTGATACTGGTAATGTTTTTTTAAGTGGAGGTGCTGGTGTTGGTAAAACGCATCTTGTTTTAGAATTGATAAAGTTTTATAGATCTAAGGGAAAAGTAGTAATAGTTTTAGGATCAACTGCTATTAGTGCTTATGCATTGGGAGGTATTACTCTACATAGTTTTTTTGCATTTAAAAGATGTCAAAATTACAACGAACTTTATTATGAAGATAGAAAACAAAAAGATAAATTAGATAAATTGAGACGAATTTTAAAACAATGTGATTTATTAATCATTGATGAAATCTCTATGGTAAGTTCTTGGCATATGGAAATGATTTATTATAGATTAAATTATTTTGAATTTAATGGTAAATTATTATTAGTTGGAGATTTTTTTCAACTTCCTCCAGTGATAAACAAAAATTATTCTCAATCTTTATTTCAAGATAGCTATTACGCTTTTTCATCTCATATATGGCAAGAATTTAAATTGCAATATGCAAAATTATCATTTCCAAAAAGAACTGATGATAAAAAATTTTATGAATATTTATTTCATATAAGAATTGGGGAGATAGATTTTGAAACAATAAATTATTTTAAAATGATGTTAATAAATAAAAATAAGCTAATGTCTTATGAAGATGAGTATACATTACTGTGTGCAACAAATAAAAAAACAAATTATATAAATGAAAGAAAATTAAAAATTTTAAATACAAGTGAAATAATATTTGATGCAAAATATGAAAAAATTGATTTAAGTTTAGATGATAAAACTTTAAATCAATGGATTGAAGGATTAAATTCAATGTTTCATTTGAAGGTTAAAATAGGTGCTAAAATTATTTTTTGTGTAAATAATAAAGAAGAAGGATACTTTAATGGAGAACAAGGAAAAATTATAGATTTTATATATGAAGATAATGAATGTTTAATTCTTATAGAAAAAAATAATGAAGATATTATTAAATTAAGACCTTATGAGTACACTTTTGAAGATTATATTATAAAAGATAATGAAAAAATTGAAGTGAGTATAAAGGCCAAATTTATACAATATCCTATAAAATTAGCTTATGCTATAACTATACATAAGTCTCAAGGAATGAGTATAGATAAATTGATATGTGATATTGATGGAATTTTTGAAAAAGGACAATTGTATGTGTGTTTATCAAGAGCAATTAATCCTAAAAATTTAAAGATTACTTACAATCATCAACTTCCTTTTGAAGATTATTTTTTAAAGGCTTTAAAATATGATAAAAATGTAAAAAGGTTTTATCAAGAGCAAAAATTTGTTGATTTAGAAAAAGGATTATAAAATGAAAATATTTATTTTGTGTATTTTTGCCGTGTTGTATTCTGTAGCAGATACTATAAGCATTGAGAAATTTAAGACAGATTTATATTCAAAAACAGGAAGTAATATTTTAAAAAAAATAGAATTAGATTTGGAATTTGAAGGTAATAAACTAGAGGAAAATAAAATCAAAGATGCTTTAAATACTATTATTTCAAGTTACTTTTATGAAGATTTGTTTACAGAGGTTGGAAAGAATAATTTCAAAGAAACTTTATTAAAATTTAGCAACAAAAAGTATAAAACACAAATAGAATATATTTATATTATCAGAGTTAATTCTATAAAAGAATTTGATATGGAAGAATTAAAAAAAATTCTAAAAGATAATCTTAAATTAGATGAAGAAGCTAGTGATTTTCAAGAATTACCGCTTCAGCAAAAAAATATAAGGCAAGATGTAAATGAAACTAAGATGAATGATATCAATTTAAGCAATGATAAGAATACTAGTGTTAACAAAGAAGCAAATGTAAGCAAAGAAGCTATGGATATGATTTTAAAAACTATGGAAGATGCACAAAAACAAATGCTCTTGCCACATAAAAATGAGGAATTATTTTAATTATTTACTATATCGTAGTGGTTTGGAATTTTTGGTATAAATTTTTTTTCATCTATTTTTTCATCTATTTTTTGATTAAAGAGATAGATTGCAACAGAATTTTGCAGTTCGTCTGTATAAGAAATATTTGAAATTTTATTATTCTTAAAATTAATCTTATATTTTACATTTTCATAATTTGCTTCGTATGTTTCTTCAGTGATTTTTTTGGCTTTTTTAAAAATTTGTTGAAGATTTGGTAAATTTTGAATTTTTGTGAAAATTACTTGTTCTAATTGAGGCTCAATAATTGTTATTTCATGTTGATTAATATAAATTTGTTTGGAATTAGGATAAATATAATTCCAAAATGCTTTATTTTGAGAAATAATAAAATTTCCTTTGTATTCTATAGAAGAATTGTTATTGTATACTTTTTGTATGAAATCACTGCTAAAATTTTTGAAATTAATATCAAAAGCTAAAAGTTGTGAGAAGATAAAAATAAGTACGAATAAATATTTCATATATAGACCTTTTATATTTTTTTAATTGTACAAAATTTATACAAACAAAGGATTTTTATATAGTTCTAAAATAAAATAAGATATAATCTTAGCTCATAATTTTAAGCAAAGGCAAGAAATGTTTTTTAATGTATTTAAAGCAATATTTGGGACAAAAAATGATAGAGAAATAAAAAAATACCTAAAAAGAGTATCTCAGATTAATGCTTTAGAAGCAAAATATCAACAATTAAACGATGAAGAAATAAAAAAAAGTTTTGCAGATTTTCAAATTAAAGTTCAAAATAAAGAACAAACTTTAGAGCAAGTTTTAAATGATGTATTTGCTATTGTTCGAGAGGTAGGTAAAAGAACTTTAAATATGAGACATTTTGATGTACAACTAATCGGTGGTATGGTATTGCATGAAGGTAAAATTGCAGAAATGAAAACAGGAGAAGGTAAAACCTTAGTAGCAACTTTACCTGTAGTATTAAATGCTATGAATAAAAAAGGTGTGCATGTAGTTACTGTGAATGATTATTTAGCTAAAAGAGACGCAGAACAAATGAGTGCTATTTATAACTTTTTAGGTTTTAGTGTGGGAGTAATTTTGTCAGAAGATCACAGTGATGAGGCGCATAAAAAAGCATATGAATGTGATATTACTTATGGCACAAATAATGAATTTGGCTTTGATTATTTGCGAGATAATATGAAATTTTCAATTTCAGATAAAGTTCAAAGGGAGCATAATTTTGTTATAGTTGATGAAGTTGATAGTATTTTAATAGATGAAGCAAGAACTCCATTGATTATTAGTGGACCCACCAATAGAACTTTGGATGGATATATAAAAGCAAATGAGGTTGCTCGACGAATGCAAAAAGGCAAGGCAGGACTTGCCCCACAAGAATCACCAACAGGTGATTTTGTAGTAGATGAAAAAAATCGAACTATAATAATAACTGAATCTGGAATTTCAAAAGCTGAAAAGTTATTTGGAGTTGAAAATTTATACAGTTTAGATAATGCTATTTTGGCTCATCAATTAGATCAAGCTTTAAAAGCACATAATTTGTTTGAAAAAGATGTTCATTATGTTTTGAGAAATAAAGAAATCGTAATTGTTGATGAATTTACAGGTCGTTTAAGTGAAGGAAGGCGTTTTAGCGACGGATTGCATCAAGCACTTGAGGCAAAAGAAGGGGTTAAAATTCAAGAAGAAAGCCAAACTTTAGCTGATATTACGTTTCAAAATTATTTTAGAATGTATAAAAAATTAGCTGGTATGACTGGTACAGCACAAACTGAAGCGACAGAATTTTCTCAAATTTACAATTTGGATGTAGTTTCTATTCCTACAAATATACCAGTTGCAAGAGTAGATAAAGATGATTTAATTTATAAAACTCAAAATGAAAAATTTAAAGCAGTGATAGAGGAAATAAAAAAAGCTAATGCTAAAGGACAGCCTGTATTGGTAGGTACAGCAAGTATTGAAAGAAGTGAGGTATTTCACGATATGCTTGTAAAAGAACGCATAGCCCATCATGTACTTAATGCTAAAAATCATGAACAAGAGGCTTTGATTATACAAGATGCAGGAAAAAAAGGTGCTGTAACTATAGCTACAAATATGGCTGGACGTGGGGTTGATATAAAAATTAACGATGAAGTAAGAGCTTTAGGAGGGCTTTATATTATAGGAACAGAGCGTCACGAAAGCAGAAGAATAGATAATCAATTACGTGGTCGTTCGGGTCGTCAGGGCGATCCTGGTATTAGTAGATTTTATTTGAGTTTGGAAGATAACTTATTAAGGATATTTGGTGGTGATCGTATTAAAAACATTATGGATCGATTAGGTATAGAAGAAGGCGAACATATAGAAAGTCGTATCGTCACAAGAGCTGTTGAAAATGCTCAAAAAAAAGTTGAAAGTTTACATTTTGAAAGTCGAAAGCATTTGCTTGAATATGATGATGTAGCAAACGAACAAAGAAAAACTATATATAATTATAGGAATGAGTTATTAGATGAAAATTTCAATATTCAGAGTAAAATTCTTAAAAATATTAGTGAATATTGTGGTTATATTATAAGTCAAATTCATGCAAATATAGAATCTGAAAATTTTTCATTTTTTGATTCTCTAAAACAAAAAATTATATATGAGTGTAATATAGAGTTAAGCGAAAATGATTTTAAAGATTTAAATGAAATTGAAAGTGAAAGTAAGCTTATTGAAATTTTAGAAAAAAGATATCAAGAAAAAATGAGTTTTATAAATGAACAAGAAGCTAGAAAAATAGAAAGAATTTTATATCTTCAAATTTTAGATAATCTTTGGAGAGAGCATTTATATCAAATGGATATCTTAAAAACTGGTATAGGGCTTAGAAGTTATAATCAAAAAGATCCATTGGTTGAATATAAAAAAGAAAGCTACAATCTCTTTATGGAGCTTGTTGAGCGTATAAAATTTGATAGCTTAAAATTACTATTTAATGTAGTATTTACCCAACACAATGCTCAAGAATTAGAAGAAAAAGCTCATGATGCTAATGAAAAATTAATAGCCAATACTACAGAAAATGGTGTAGATGAAGAAGGGAAGGCGCAAATTCATAAAGTACCTAGAAATTCTCCTTGTCCGTGCGGTAGTGGTAAAAAATATAAAGATTGTCATGGTAAAAGTGGTCCTAAAAAAGGGATTTTAGCTTAAGGTTTTTTTATGAATATAGTAATAGTTGAAGATGATATAAATATGAGAAAATCGCTTGAAATAGCTTTGAGCGAATATGAAGAATTTAAGATAAAATCTTATAAGTCTGCAACAGAGGCTTTAAAGAAATTAGATGATGATGTTGATTTGATTATTACAGACATTAATATGCCAGGA comes from the Campylobacter insulaenigrae NCTC 12927 genome and includes:
- a CDS encoding glycosyltransferase, producing MIPCKISIHKVKNNEFQNARAWGFENNKNHPTYLRFYIDKFINADVCLYLDVDMLVVDDISELFSLDLKDKFGACVLDSIYMLNHIIQAKNNEENIKLNPNYHFNTGFLLLNLKEWKKANIKKQALEFLKLYDPIFCDQDILNIIFKDKIYLLPLEWNFVRFSLMQNVTFKCEDENYMIRYTRKQHEYALSNLKIIHYNTDIKPWKFSHDFKDNSLVQSFHKTWWDYCF
- a CDS encoding ATP-dependent DNA helicase, producing MVLERLIACLDTGNVFLSGGAGVGKTHLVLELIKFYRSKGKVVIVLGSTAISAYALGGITLHSFFAFKRCQNYNELYYEDRKQKDKLDKLRRILKQCDLLIIDEISMVSSWHMEMIYYRLNYFEFNGKLLLVGDFFQLPPVINKNYSQSLFQDSYYAFSSHIWQEFKLQYAKLSFPKRTDDKKFYEYLFHIRIGEIDFETINYFKMMLINKNKLMSYEDEYTLLCATNKKTNYINERKLKILNTSEIIFDAKYEKIDLSLDDKTLNQWIEGLNSMFHLKVKIGAKIIFCVNNKEEGYFNGEQGKIIDFIYEDNECLILIEKNNEDIIKLRPYEYTFEDYIIKDNEKIEVSIKAKFIQYPIKLAYAITIHKSQGMSIDKLICDIDGIFEKGQLYVCLSRAINPKNLKITYNHQLPFEDYFLKALKYDKNVKRFYQEQKFVDLEKGL
- a CDS encoding flagellar basal body-associated FliL family protein, encoding MKIFILCIFAVLYSVADTISIEKFKTDLYSKTGSNILKKIELDLEFEGNKLEENKIKDALNTIISSYFYEDLFTEVGKNNFKETLLKFSNKKYKTQIEYIYIIRVNSIKEFDMEELKKILKDNLKLDEEASDFQELPLQQKNIRQDVNETKMNDINLSNDKNTSVNKEANVSKEAMDMILKTMEDAQKQMLLPHKNEELF
- the lolA gene encoding LolA-like outer membrane lipoprotein chaperone — translated: MKYLFVLIFIFSQLLAFDINFKNFSSDFIQKVYNNNSSIEYKGNFIISQNKAFWNYIYPNSKQIYINQHEITIIEPQLEQVIFTKIQNLPNLQQIFKKAKKITEETYEANYENVKYKINFKNNKISNISYTDELQNSVAIYLFNQKIDEKIDEKKFIPKIPNHYDIVNN
- the secA gene encoding preprotein translocase subunit SecA, with product MFFNVFKAIFGTKNDREIKKYLKRVSQINALEAKYQQLNDEEIKKSFADFQIKVQNKEQTLEQVLNDVFAIVREVGKRTLNMRHFDVQLIGGMVLHEGKIAEMKTGEGKTLVATLPVVLNAMNKKGVHVVTVNDYLAKRDAEQMSAIYNFLGFSVGVILSEDHSDEAHKKAYECDITYGTNNEFGFDYLRDNMKFSISDKVQREHNFVIVDEVDSILIDEARTPLIISGPTNRTLDGYIKANEVARRMQKGKAGLAPQESPTGDFVVDEKNRTIIITESGISKAEKLFGVENLYSLDNAILAHQLDQALKAHNLFEKDVHYVLRNKEIVIVDEFTGRLSEGRRFSDGLHQALEAKEGVKIQEESQTLADITFQNYFRMYKKLAGMTGTAQTEATEFSQIYNLDVVSIPTNIPVARVDKDDLIYKTQNEKFKAVIEEIKKANAKGQPVLVGTASIERSEVFHDMLVKERIAHHVLNAKNHEQEALIIQDAGKKGAVTIATNMAGRGVDIKINDEVRALGGLYIIGTERHESRRIDNQLRGRSGRQGDPGISRFYLSLEDNLLRIFGGDRIKNIMDRLGIEEGEHIESRIVTRAVENAQKKVESLHFESRKHLLEYDDVANEQRKTIYNYRNELLDENFNIQSKILKNISEYCGYIISQIHANIESENFSFFDSLKQKIIYECNIELSENDFKDLNEIESESKLIEILEKRYQEKMSFINEQEARKIERILYLQILDNLWREHLYQMDILKTGIGLRSYNQKDPLVEYKKESYNLFMELVERIKFDSLKLLFNVVFTQHNAQELEEKAHDANEKLIANTTENGVDEEGKAQIHKVPRNSPCPCGSGKKYKDCHGKSGPKKGILA